The Prevotella sp. E9-3 genome has a window encoding:
- a CDS encoding GntR family transcriptional regulator, giving the protein MIFTNDKAIYLQMADRLCDEILSGTYQDDERIPSVREYAVLLEVNTNTAVKAYDELARANIIYNKRGLGYFVMKGAKKQILKERKKEFVKERLPELFRQMQLLDITIDDVVEAYNNQ; this is encoded by the coding sequence ATGATTTTTACAAACGATAAAGCAATCTACTTACAAATGGCCGACCGACTGTGCGACGAGATACTTTCCGGCACCTATCAGGACGACGAACGCATCCCCTCGGTCCGTGAGTATGCCGTACTCTTAGAGGTGAACACCAATACGGCGGTAAAGGCCTACGACGAGTTGGCTCGCGCAAATATCATCTACAACAAGCGTGGTCTCGGCTATTTTGTTATGAAAGGGGCAAAGAAGCAAATTCTGAAAGAGCGCAAAAAAGAGTTCGTGAAAGAGCGACTTCCTGAACTCTTCCGGCAGATGCAGTTGCTTGACATCACTATTGATGATGTTGTTGAGGCTTACAACAATCAGTAG
- a CDS encoding DUF4374 domain-containing protein, with amino-acid sequence MKHFIYICIVIAALGPLLASCDSDMGSTEVPYQPYVMALGITANNTTTYYVVNTADLMRTEGTINALGNGIEQTGYRDYQQAGQTVFSIGGMGVTSATGVQRDADGFIQERGRFVFNDTPIGFCQVDDHHMAALELPTSTSKGGRLTFYTVDINTLELTNKVTTTPVAPMDTHDWPYVTGMEYAGGHLYVSYEPMNPNTFASDYADTAFVAVYSYPDCQFRGLIKDVRFGNIGSWNAFNGLQKDEHGDLYAMSNTSMANGFSQSPTHCGFLRIKAGQLQFDPTYAFDFEALTGQKVAHWLYLGGGKAFAEVTTRLDAPAWSDADLKCCIIDLVNKTSTDVAGIPVHNGNGGRRFACFSENGFVYTPIATADGVYIYRTDIATAKAQRGARVEASFVAGVFRVE; translated from the coding sequence ATGAAACACTTTATTTATATATGCATAGTCATAGCTGCGCTCGGCCCCCTGTTGGCATCTTGCGACAGCGATATGGGCAGCACCGAAGTTCCCTATCAGCCCTATGTGATGGCACTGGGCATAACAGCCAACAATACCACTACCTATTATGTAGTGAACACCGCCGACCTCATGCGCACCGAAGGCACCATCAATGCCTTGGGCAACGGCATCGAACAGACCGGTTATCGTGACTATCAGCAAGCCGGACAAACAGTATTCTCTATTGGAGGCATGGGCGTTACCAGCGCTACAGGCGTTCAGCGCGATGCCGACGGCTTTATTCAGGAACGGGGACGTTTCGTGTTTAATGACACCCCCATTGGATTCTGCCAGGTAGATGACCATCACATGGCAGCCCTCGAACTGCCCACATCAACGAGCAAGGGTGGACGGCTGACTTTCTATACCGTTGACATCAACACCCTCGAACTCACCAACAAAGTGACCACCACCCCCGTGGCCCCCATGGACACCCACGACTGGCCCTACGTTACGGGCATGGAGTATGCCGGCGGGCATCTCTATGTGAGCTACGAGCCCATGAATCCCAACACCTTTGCCTCCGATTATGCTGATACTGCCTTTGTGGCCGTCTATTCTTATCCCGACTGCCAGTTCCGGGGCCTTATCAAGGATGTGCGCTTTGGCAATATAGGCTCGTGGAATGCCTTCAACGGACTACAGAAAGACGAGCATGGCGACCTCTATGCCATGTCCAACACCTCCATGGCCAACGGCTTTTCCCAGTCGCCCACTCACTGCGGCTTTCTCCGCATCAAGGCCGGGCAACTGCAGTTCGATCCCACCTACGCCTTCGACTTTGAGGCTCTCACCGGTCAGAAGGTGGCCCATTGGCTCTATCTGGGCGGTGGCAAGGCCTTTGCCGAGGTGACCACCCGTTTGGATGCGCCCGCTTGGAGCGATGCCGACTTGAAATGTTGTATCATCGATTTGGTAAATAAAACCTCCACCGATGTGGCCGGAATACCCGTTCACAATGGCAACGGCGGTCGCCGTTTTGCCTGCTTTTCCGAGAACGGCTTTGTCTATACCCCTATAGCCACCGCCGATGGCGTTTATATTTATCGAACAGATATAGCAACAGCCAAGGCCCAGCGTGGAGCCAGAGTAGAAGCCAGTTTCGTGGCAGGAGTATTCAGGGTGGAATAG
- a CDS encoding ATP-binding cassette domain-containing protein: MIEVNNIFFKYPGAKQPVFDDFSLKLESNQIYGLLGKNGTGKSTLLYLIAGLLRAQKGSVRMDGIETWRRDADVLKDVFLVPEEFDLPSMSLSKYLEYNAPFYPNFSRQILEACLRDFELDTELNLKVLSMGQKKKVFMSFALATNTKYLLMDEPTNGLDIPSKSQFRKVVAQNMSDERTIIISTHQVHDIESLLDHILMLNQHELLLNDSVTGIMEKYVFEYRRQDQMEGVIYAEPTLQGNAVIARRQVGDDETQVNLELLFNAVTKGLVK; encoded by the coding sequence ATGATTGAGGTAAATAACATTTTCTTTAAGTACCCTGGCGCTAAGCAGCCAGTTTTCGATGATTTTAGCCTAAAACTGGAATCCAACCAAATCTATGGCCTATTGGGCAAGAATGGTACAGGCAAGTCCACTCTGCTCTATCTGATTGCCGGTTTGTTGCGTGCCCAAAAGGGTAGTGTGCGTATGGATGGCATTGAAACTTGGCGCCGAGATGCCGACGTGTTGAAAGATGTGTTCCTTGTTCCTGAAGAGTTCGACTTACCCTCTATGTCGCTCAGCAAGTATCTTGAGTATAACGCACCATTCTATCCCAACTTTAGCAGGCAGATTCTTGAAGCTTGTTTGCGTGACTTTGAACTGGATACTGAGCTGAACCTGAAAGTTCTCTCCATGGGACAGAAGAAAAAAGTATTCATGTCCTTCGCCTTGGCCACTAATACAAAGTATTTGCTGATGGACGAACCAACCAACGGCCTCGATATCCCTTCAAAGTCGCAATTCCGTAAGGTAGTTGCCCAGAACATGAGCGATGAGCGTACCATTATTATTTCTACCCATCAGGTGCACGATATTGAATCACTTCTTGATCACATTCTGATGCTAAACCAGCACGAGCTGTTGCTCAACGATTCGGTAACCGGTATTATGGAGAAATATGTGTTTGAGTATCGCCGTCAAGATCAGATGGAGGGTGTCATCTATGCTGAACCTACCCTGCAGGGCAATGCGGTGATTGCCCGTCGTCAGGTAGGTGACGATGAGACACAAGTGAATCTGGAACTATTGTTTAATGCTGTAACGAAAGGATTAGTAAAATGA